One bacterium genomic window, CACGAATATCACGAACGTGAACGTCAACCAGGTTCGGGTGACCAACGTGTACCGGAACATCAACGTCACCAACAGCATCACCGTGGTCAACCAGGCGACCTTCATCACGGGCCGTCCGTCCTCCGTCGACCGGAACGTGGTGGTGAACGTAAAGGAGGACTTCGCACAGCGGCGTAACATCGTGGTGGGAAGACCGCCGATCAAGCCCGTGGCGACGAGTTACAACCCGGTGGTCCGGTCGATCCCCGAGGCGAAGCGTCCGCCGACGGCGGTCCGAAAGATCGACGCGAAGGAACTGAGGCAGTCCCGTCCGCTGGTCAAGGAACCCGACAAGTCCGCCATACGGCCGCAAGCGCAGCCCCGCCCGCTGGAGGTTATAAAAGTCGAGAAACCGAGGTCCTGGAGCGAAAGGGTAAGGGAGCCCCGGCAGGCGGCCCCGCCCGAAAAGGGCAAGCCGCAACCGACGACACCGCCTGAAAGGGCCAAGCCGCAGGCAGTGCCTCCCGAGAGGGGCAAGTCGCAATCGACGATACCGCCTGAAAGGGCCAAGCCGCAGGCAGTGCCTCCCGAGAGGGGCAAGCCGCAACCGACAACACCGCCTGAAAGGACCAAGCCGCAGGCAGTGCCTCCCGAGAGGGGCAAGCCGCAATCGACGATACCGCCTGAAAGGGTTAAGCCGCAGGTAACGCCTTCCGAGAGGGGTACGCCGATGAGGTCGCCGTTTGAGAAGGGTAAATCGAAGGAAGCCCCGTCCGATAACGTCTTGCGCGAAAACCCCCGGGGCGGGACGGAGAGGGAGGGCGAGAAGGGCCGCCGCTAAATGCTCGCCGTAATAAATACGGTAACGTAGACACAGGGCGCCCCGGTACGTGCACCGCGCTGCCGGGGTACCCCCTGAACTGATCCGGACTCTCCGCATCCCCTTCCTGCCATAGGACAAACACCGACCCGAGAATCAGACAACCGACGCCTCGCGTTTCGGACGGAAGCCGATTCCGAAGGCTGACGTGCAGGATTACCGTATAGGAATCCGAGGAATGCGTGCGCCAACCGGCTGAAAGACAGGGTGGAGCGATGAGGACGAAGGTGCAGGTCTCCTTTCCTTCGGCGCGGAGAATCCGAAGCGCCGGCTTTCGCGGCCTGCGTTGGAAAAGGGCTGTTCGTTACCTTTTTATTGGCACATTATTCATTACGATCGCCTTCGTTTCCGTCGGATTCCATCATGTCTATTTTGACCGGACCAACCTGCCTGACATAGAACCCTTCGCCCGCTTCGAGTTCCCTACGATCGGCCACATCTACGACGCCAACGGCCAACCGCTTATCGAGCTGGCAAAGGAGTACCGGCGGATCATCGAGTATGAGGACATCCCGCCCATTGTTCGTGATGCGATCCTCGCCACTGAGGACAAGAACTTTTTCACGCATGGCGGAGTCGACTATTCCGTACTTCCCCGGATATTGCGCAAAGTCAGGATCGGATCCCTGGCGGCACGTCTGATCTTCCCGCAAGGCGGATCGACGATCACCCAACAGCTCGTACGAGGTTATTTTCTCCAAAACCAGACGGCATTCCAGAATATGACGGCTCAAGAAAACCGCAACCACCTCCGGCAGGGCGTACTCTTGCCCCGCGCGCTTTCTTATCTGATCGGCGCGCGAAGCGCCAACATGTTTGTTCGGAAGCTGGAGGAGATCCGGCTCTCCCTGTGGCTCGAAAAAGAGATGCAAGCGCATTTCGGTTCGAAACGCCGGGCCAAGGAGGAAATCCTGGCACGATACGCCAGCTTCATTTACATGGGAAACGGCCAGTACGGGTTTGCGACCGCGGCGGAATACTATTTTGGCCGTACCCTCGCCACGTTCACCGCAGATGATGCCGACAAGGCAGCGTTGCTGGCAGGCATCCCGAAGTCGCCTCGTCTCTACGCGCCCAGTGCGAGGGAAACGGGGAGAATCCTGCGCCGGAGAAATCAAACTCTGGCGCTCATGGCGGCGAACGGCTCTATTTCCGTGGACAGGGCGAAGAGAGCCGGGCAGCGGCCGATTCCGGCAAGCCCTCCGAACAAGAGCAAAAAGCTCGTCGCAGGCGCGGTAGTTCAGAATGTCCTTGAAGATCTCAATGACCTCGGTGCGGACCTTCGCAGTAAAGACCTTTTAGAGGGACGGATCCGGGTTTACTCGACCGTGGACGCTCGGGTGCAGGAAATTGTGAATGAGGCGCTGGAACATGGCCTCGGACTTTATGAGAGGCGACACCCTGGGGCCAAGGGGCTGGTCCAGGGCGCCATCGTCGTCCTGAGAAACCGCGATGCGAGCGTCCTCGCCGAGACGGGGGGCCGTCAATTCTACGCAGGCCGTGCTGCCTCCTACGGCGACTTTAATCGTGTCACGAAGTCATTGCGGCAACCTGGGTCCGCGATGAAACCCATTGTCTATCTCGCTGCCTTTCGGCAGGGAATATTCACTCTTGACACAATGGTTCCCGACGAACCCATCTGCGTGCCCGATGGAGGGATGCAACGCACGAAATGGATCTCGAACTACGATGGCCGTTACAAGGGCTTGATCCCCCTTCGAGAGGCGCTCGCGGAATCCAGAAACACCGTCGCGATCTGGATCACTGGGCAAATCGGGATCGCCAGCATCCTGCGGACGTCGCGGATTCTGGGGGTCCGGACAACATTGCATCCATTCGCCACG contains:
- a CDS encoding transglycosylase domain-containing protein, with translation MRTKVQVSFPSARRIRSAGFRGLRWKRAVRYLFIGTLFITIAFVSVGFHHVYFDRTNLPDIEPFARFEFPTIGHIYDANGQPLIELAKEYRRIIEYEDIPPIVRDAILATEDKNFFTHGGVDYSVLPRILRKVRIGSLAARLIFPQGGSTITQQLVRGYFLQNQTAFQNMTAQENRNHLRQGVLLPRALSYLIGARSANMFVRKLEEIRLSLWLEKEMQAHFGSKRRAKEEILARYASFIYMGNGQYGFATAAEYYFGRTLATFTADDADKAALLAGIPKSPRLYAPSARETGRILRRRNQTLALMAANGSISVDRAKRAGQRPIPASPPNKSKKLVAGAVVQNVLEDLNDLGADLRSKDLLEGRIRVYSTVDARVQEIVNEALEHGLGLYERRHPGAKGLVQGAIVVLRNRDASVLAETGGRQFYAGRAASYGDFNRVTKSLRQPGSAMKPIVYLAAFRQGIFTLDTMVPDEPICVPDGGMQRTKWISNYDGRYKGLIPLREALAESRNTVAIWITGQIGIASILRTSRILGVRTTLHPFATTALGASEVNLLELANAYRTIASGILAQPYVIRRIVRDSGQVVVDNENGGPQVSFDDSALSFIQEGLRGVVRLPSGTAHALASQDFPVAVMGKTGTTSDFRDALFVGSTYGPGGVTVAVRIGFDDNRSLGSRETGGKVALPVFKEIMLRVYRGNLAGPVPEFPARMEESITAYLRGDSPAGNGLPRLSMSASHE